In Candidatus Buchananbacteria bacterium, the DNA window CTTACGGCCGTCAAAATGCCGAGAATAATTTTCAATACCTTTACAATACCCTAGCTGTTCAATCATTTCCAAATCATAATTTGTCCGCTGATTTAATCGGTATGATTCAATAGTTTCTAATTGGGGCAAGCGTTCGGCCAATTCTTCCCTAATCGCCTTTAAGGCTTGGGGAATACGATCTTTAGGGACAACAAACGGCTTGGCGGGATAAATAAAAATATCGGACAAGGCATTGATTTTTTTACCCGACATTTTATCAACATCCAAAATTTCTTCTATAATGTCGTCAAAAAACTTAATTCGGACGATATTACTATTGGCTGAACCCTGAACAATATCAACCGTATCGCCCCGAACTCGAAACCGGCCAGATCGTAATTCAGTGTCATTACGTTCGTATTGAATGTTAATCAGCGCTCGCTGGAAATCCTTTTTTTCTAATTTCTGCCCAACCGTCAGATGAAAACTTTCGCCCTCAAAATCTTTAGCCTGGCCTAAGCCATAAATACAAGAAACTGAAGCGACCACTATAACATCTTCACGGGCCAAAAGTGATGTTGCCGCTTCCATACGCAAACGTTCAATCTGCTCATTAACGCTTGAATCTTTCTCGATATAGGTATCTGACGCCGGCAAATAGCTTTCCGGCTGGTAATAATCGTAATAGGAAACAAAATAACACACCTTATTTTTTGGAAAAAAGGTTTGGAACTCTTGATACAACTGAGCCGCTAACGTTTTATTATGAGATAATACTAACGTCGGTTTTTGAATCTGTTGGATAACATTCGCAATCGTGAAAGTCTTACCGGAACCAGTCACGCCTAAAAGCGTCTGGTATGGATGTTTTTTATATCCTTCCACCAAACTCTTGATTGCCTTAGGTTGGTCGCCCCGCGGGGGGTATGGACTAAAAAGTTGGAACTTTGGCATAGCAAGCGAAAGGGACCGGCAAGTCCCTTTAATAAAATTGTTTAATTTAACACATTAATCGTAACAATCTTAAGACAAAAAGTCAATCCTGCTTAGCGCCGTTACTTTTTCATTATTCCCTTATCAGCCGCTGGGGTTCGTTTTTTCTTATTTAGAATATAATTGTAAGCCGCTAATGCTGCCTTAACTCCATCACCGGCAGAAATGTTATTTTGTTTATATGGATCATTCGTAACGTCGCCAGCGGCAAAAATGCCTGGTTCAGACGTGCTGGCATGGCGAGAATTAATCATAATTTGGGCGTACTTATCAAGTTTAACAATATCTCTAACCAGATCAGAGTTAGGCATTGAACCAATCTCCACAAAGATTCCTTCAACCTTTAGAGTCTGCTCCTGATCAGATTGGTCAAGATACTTTAAGCCGCTCACTAACGTATGGCCAAAAATTTGAATAATTTTGGCATTAAAAATCTTTATTACTTTTGGATTTCCGGAAATTTGATCTTGAGATACCGGATCGGCTTTTAGTTTATTTGTATTACTAATCAGGTAGATCTTGTCGGCATATGGCAAAAGGTCGATAACTGCCTCAACGCCGGCATTACCGCCGCCAATAACAGCGACTGCCTTGCCGTTAAACAGCGGCGCGTCACACGTTGAACAATATGAAACTCCTTTTCCGTTGAATTCTACTTCACCAGGCACATCCAGGCGACGTCGGCTCGCGCCCGATGCCACAATAACAGTTTTGGCGGTATACTGCTTCCTATCATCCACAGTAACCACAAAATCAAATGCTCGGACACTTTGCTTGTCGGAAACTGGCACCTTTTTTACTCCTACAGCTTTTCGACCCGTCTGCACATCAACCACATCGGGAAAATTTCGAGCATGGGCCTCTAACCGCTTACCAAGCTCAAAACCGGAAATATTTTTCTCGCCAATCCAGTTTTCAATCTGATCAGACACTACCGACTGCCCGCCAAATGAGTACGCCAAAAGTAACGTCTTCATCTTTTTTCGGGCTGCATACACCGCTGCAGCAACACCGCCCGGTCCACCGCCAATTATGATTACATCGTAAATCATATGAATGCTACCCTTCCAATAAATAGGCTAACCGTTCACCGAATTCCTTAGCAGCAGCGGGATCTTTAGCAGTAACAATCAGATCATCAACTTCAACCGGCATTCCGGTATAATCTGCTCCCCGATCTTTTAAATTTTCTTCTTCTGAGGGAAATGCCGTCACCGTTTTGCTAATTAAAATTCCGGCATTGGCCAAAATGGACGGGGCGATACAAATTGCGCCAATTAATTTTCTTTTAGCCCTAAAATCCCGCACCAATTGTAAAACTTCACCGTCATTGAAATAGGACACCGCTCCCGGACCACCAATAAAAACTGCCGCATCGAAATCTTGCGGCTTCACCTCAGCCACCGCCATGTCCGGAGTGATTTCCGTACC includes these proteins:
- a CDS encoding DJ-1/PfpI family protein — translated: MKKRVVFIVAQNAFRDEELLEPKKILDNRGFEAKVAAKTRNRAVGKLGTEITPDMAVAEVKPQDFDAAVFIGGPGAVSYFNDGEVLQLVRDFRAKRKLIGAICIAPSILANAGILISKTVTAFPSEEENLKDRGADYTGMPVEVDDLIVTAKDPAAAKEFGERLAYLLEG
- a CDS encoding FAD-dependent oxidoreductase, with the translated sequence MIYDVIIIGGGPGGVAAAVYAARKKMKTLLLAYSFGGQSVVSDQIENWIGEKNISGFELGKRLEAHARNFPDVVDVQTGRKAVGVKKVPVSDKQSVRAFDFVVTVDDRKQYTAKTVIVASGASRRRLDVPGEVEFNGKGVSYCSTCDAPLFNGKAVAVIGGGNAGVEAVIDLLPYADKIYLISNTNKLKADPVSQDQISGNPKVIKIFNAKIIQIFGHTLVSGLKYLDQSDQEQTLKVEGIFVEIGSMPNSDLVRDIVKLDKYAQIMINSRHASTSEPGIFAAGDVTNDPYKQNNISAGDGVKAALAAYNYILNKKKRTPAADKGIMKK